One stretch of Solenopsis invicta isolate M01_SB chromosome 16, UNIL_Sinv_3.0, whole genome shotgun sequence DNA includes these proteins:
- the LOC120356759 gene encoding uncharacterized protein LOC120356759 produces MDNPNQIFDLCFSPEPCALQSSFDVAFDGVNDSVDQSQKERENISPLKNPEDNSTDEVLLQEYPRLTVDSTDKENKSPNNLPQIVMQNEMVTAGSSQFNINEDTTTNKATNANTNVNTNAEDIQSGSASADVNDNDCLDVPSDIPDVFKKAIFWPRKYNSATKKRAVKTKIPSVATSLAWQKYHQAKEMEKCQRQIAVEERKRKRQETAEKKRQEAEEKKRQKVLQQAEKAAKKKIAQARKINVKNNVTVACAKQYAPS; encoded by the exons ATGGATAATCCAAATCAGATTTTTGATCTCTGCTTTAGTCCTGAACCTTGTGCCTTACAATCTAGTTTCGATGTTGCATTCGATGGAGTAAATGATTCAGTAGATCAAAgtcagaaagaaagagaaaacatttCACCGCTAAAGAATCCTGAAGATAATTCGACGGACGAAGTACTTCTTCAAGAATATCCCAGGTTGACAGTTGATTCGACTGACAAAGAAAATAAGAGCCCAAACAATCTTCCGCAGATCGTAATGCAAAATGAAATGGTCACTGCAGGATCCTCAcaattcaatattaatgaaGATACGACAACGaacaa AGCAACCAATGCTAATACCAATGTTAATACCAATGCTGAAGATATCCAATCTGGTTCAGCATCTGCTGACGTCAATGACAATG ATTGCTTGGACGTTCCTTCGGATATCCCAGATGTTTTTAAAAAGGCTATATTTTGGCCCCGCAAGTACAATTCAGCAACAAAAAAACGTGCTGTAAAAACCAAAATACCTTCAGTGGCTACTTCATTGGCCTGGCAAAAATATCACCAAGCGAAAGAAATGGAGAAATGTCAACGTCAAATTGCAgtcgaagagagaaaaagaaaacggcAAGAAACAGCTGAGAAGAAAAGACAAGAAGCAGAGgagaaaaaaagacaaaaagtgTTGCAACAAGCCGAAAaagctgcaaaaaaaaaaatagctcaagcaagaaaaataaatgtgaaaaataatgtaacggTCGCTTGCGCAAAACAATATGCACCTTCATAA